The Streptomyces sp. Mut1 genome window below encodes:
- a CDS encoding JmjC domain-containing protein, whose protein sequence is MLADLIPDPATTLNPWPTRPLHFHHDPSRFECLLTLAQVDELIDSGCVPARNVELAGGDGTLIQRYTYTDGDMPQPGYIRRHLRQGGTVSLRRMHTVRPPIAALREAIAIDTGADVHVNAYLTPGRRQGFRYHYDSYVTLIVQLHGEKTWPVHPPFVENPVPARAEYEPRGFTREEVEYLATTPPAQEYTLRPGDVFWLPRGWIHAPHAVSDEPSLHLTVAVQERTLAHLVKDMAAQLTALAFADPALRAQVPLREAASTPTQSVAYLRTYLHGALELLDAGTFGRRLPLTP, encoded by the coding sequence GTGCTCGCAGACCTCATCCCGGACCCGGCGACCACGCTGAACCCGTGGCCGACCCGCCCCCTCCACTTCCACCACGACCCGAGCCGCTTCGAGTGCCTGCTCACCCTCGCCCAGGTGGACGAGCTGATCGACAGCGGCTGCGTACCGGCCCGAAACGTCGAACTCGCGGGCGGCGACGGCACCCTCATCCAGCGCTACACGTACACCGACGGCGACATGCCCCAACCGGGGTACATCCGCCGGCACCTGCGCCAGGGCGGCACCGTGAGCCTGCGCCGCATGCACACCGTCCGCCCGCCCATCGCCGCCCTGCGCGAAGCGATCGCCATCGACACCGGCGCCGACGTCCACGTGAACGCATACCTCACCCCCGGACGGCGGCAAGGGTTTCGCTACCACTACGACTCGTACGTCACCCTCATCGTGCAACTGCACGGCGAGAAGACGTGGCCCGTCCACCCGCCGTTCGTCGAAAACCCTGTCCCGGCCCGCGCCGAGTACGAGCCGCGCGGCTTCACCCGTGAAGAGGTCGAGTACCTCGCCACAACACCGCCGGCTCAGGAGTACACGCTCCGGCCCGGCGACGTGTTCTGGCTGCCCCGCGGCTGGATCCACGCCCCACACGCCGTGAGCGACGAGCCGAGCCTCCACCTGACAGTCGCCGTCCAGGAACGCACCCTCGCGCACCTCGTCAAGGACATGGCCGCGCAGCTCACCGCGCTGGCCTTCGCCGACCCGGCCCTGCGCGCACAAGTTCCGCTGCGGGAGGCGGCATCGACCCCGACGCAGTCCGTCGCATACCTGCGTACCTACCTCCACGGCGCCCTCGAACTCCTCGACGCCGGCACGTTCGGCCGCCGCTTACCCCTCACCCCCTGA
- a CDS encoding DUF397 domain-containing protein: protein MPITPDTTELYQRPVSGEFSALCGGNSGNDVESCVTIAALAGGGYALRDTKLADTAEQPELRMSADEITKFAVGWLAQRDEAMS from the coding sequence ATGCCCATCACCCCGGACACGACCGAGTTGTACCAGCGCCCCGTCAGCGGCGAGTTCTCCGCCCTCTGCGGCGGCAACTCGGGCAACGACGTCGAGTCGTGCGTGACCATCGCCGCGCTCGCAGGCGGCGGCTACGCGCTCCGCGACACCAAACTCGCCGATACGGCCGAGCAGCCCGAGCTGCGCATGAGCGCCGACGAGATCACGAAGTTCGCCGTCGGGTGGCTCGCCCAGCGCGACGAAGCCATGAGCTGA